A single window of Anaerocolumna chitinilytica DNA harbors:
- a CDS encoding MBL fold metallo-hydrolase codes for MKIKWYGQACFKITAENGTGIIMDPYHDMLGYKLPPLTAEIVTTSHEHKDHNNAEAIGGEVKHIKETGEFFEAGIAIKGIETFHDKLSGAQKGKNTVYCFGIDGLKVCHLGDLGHLLTPQQMKEIGRVDILFLPVGGTYTLDAADAAEVMKQLKPKIVIPMHYRTKALGVPGMIFGKVESFVKIAKVEAKKEKVLEVDLKDIERKAGIVILDYK; via the coding sequence ATGAAAATTAAATGGTATGGACAGGCGTGCTTTAAGATTACTGCAGAAAATGGCACCGGAATTATTATGGACCCTTATCATGATATGCTGGGGTATAAACTGCCTCCATTAACAGCGGAGATTGTTACTACGAGTCATGAACACAAAGACCACAATAATGCAGAGGCAATCGGAGGAGAAGTTAAACACATAAAAGAAACCGGAGAGTTTTTTGAAGCCGGCATCGCGATAAAGGGAATAGAGACTTTTCATGATAAGCTGTCCGGGGCTCAAAAAGGAAAAAATACGGTCTATTGTTTCGGTATTGATGGGTTGAAGGTCTGTCATCTGGGTGATTTGGGACATTTGCTTACCCCCCAGCAGATGAAAGAAATCGGCAGGGTAGATATTCTTTTTTTACCGGTGGGCGGGACCTATACCTTAGATGCAGCAGATGCGGCAGAGGTTATGAAGCAGTTAAAGCCAAAGATTGTTATCCCTATGCATTACAGGACGAAGGCTTTGGGGGTGCCGGGAATGATATTTGGAAAGGTTGAGAGCTTTGTTAAGATTGCCAAGGTAGAAGCAAAAAAAGAGAAGGTACTGGAGGTAGATCTGAAAGATATTGAGAGGAAGGCAGGCATTGTCATTTTGGATTATAAATAA
- a CDS encoding multidrug efflux MFS transporter: MPLWKRNMYVCWFGMFVSGIGMSQIAPVLPLFIKQLGISNSGEINRISGIAFGITYIVSAIFSPIWGYAADKVGRKPMLLRASLGMGGIIFCMGFAPNVFTLIFLRILQGAITGYSTACTTLIATQTDKEHAGYALGTLSTASVAGSLLGPTIGGFIEDRIGLQPVFFITGSLMLLAFLTTLFFVKENFKRDEKKQQLSFKEIWNSIPEKRLTIVLSVTFFIITFGLYTIEPIVTVYVGKLNGGAGHVALIAGLVFSASGLANVIAAPQLGKLSDKIGVHKVILFALIAAGIIYIPQAFVSNPWQLMGLRFLLGLTLGGLNPSVNTLIKKITPSHLTGRIFGITISAGYLGVFLGAVLGGQISAAFGIRHVFYITSALLLLNAVWVYFNVYKRLKNKNL, encoded by the coding sequence ATGCCACTTTGGAAAAGAAATATGTATGTCTGCTGGTTCGGCATGTTTGTCTCAGGAATTGGTATGAGCCAGATTGCACCGGTGCTTCCCCTCTTCATAAAACAGCTTGGAATCAGCAATTCAGGTGAGATTAATCGAATATCGGGTATTGCCTTTGGAATTACTTATATTGTCTCTGCAATTTTTTCCCCAATTTGGGGGTATGCCGCAGACAAAGTTGGCAGAAAGCCCATGCTGTTAAGAGCGAGCCTTGGAATGGGCGGGATTATATTCTGCATGGGCTTTGCACCTAATGTCTTTACGTTAATCTTTTTAAGAATCTTACAGGGAGCCATCACCGGTTACAGCACCGCCTGCACCACGCTGATTGCTACTCAGACAGATAAGGAACATGCCGGTTATGCTCTTGGAACACTCTCAACGGCAAGCGTTGCCGGATCTTTGTTAGGGCCAACCATCGGAGGATTTATTGAAGACAGAATCGGTCTACAGCCGGTATTTTTTATTACAGGTTCCTTGATGCTCCTTGCGTTTTTGACAACGCTGTTCTTTGTAAAAGAGAATTTTAAAAGGGATGAAAAGAAACAGCAGCTCAGTTTTAAAGAAATCTGGAACAGCATTCCTGAAAAAAGGCTGACTATCGTTCTATCTGTAACCTTTTTCATCATAACCTTCGGGTTATATACCATAGAACCTATTGTAACGGTATATGTGGGAAAGCTAAACGGAGGCGCCGGCCATGTAGCACTGATAGCCGGGCTTGTATTCTCAGCTTCAGGACTGGCCAATGTAATTGCAGCTCCGCAGCTTGGAAAGCTCTCTGATAAAATTGGGGTACATAAGGTTATACTGTTCGCTTTGATTGCTGCCGGAATTATTTATATCCCCCAGGCATTTGTATCAAATCCCTGGCAGCTTATGGGACTGCGGTTTTTACTGGGACTGACCTTAGGTGGGCTCAATCCTTCTGTCAATACACTTATTAAGAAAATAACACCGAGCCATCTGACGGGAAGAATCTTTGGAATCACTATCTCAGCCGGCTATCTGGGAGTGTTTTTAGGAGCTGTTCTGGGGGGACAGATTTCTGCTGCCTTTGGAATAAGGCATGTGTTCTACATTACCAGTGCTTTATTACTACTGAATGCTGTGTGGGTATATTTTAACGTATATAAAAGGCTTAAGAATAAAAATTTGTAG
- a CDS encoding sensor histidine kinase — translation MLKRSLSVITIILMFLILLIFSLPDHSKAHDQGIKAVKGNMELSDWDMKSRNILRLDGEWEFYWKQLLTPSDFSGENLSKPELTGYMQVPSLWNGKAPGGDRLPAFGSATYRLVLENIPYHGVLGLKKGNARFSSKVYVNGEELLSDGVPALDSKEYKSGNTPQVGFFRVNDKKIEIIVQVSNYEYPNSGIPVSLELGSEKAMLYRNQMDYVYSMAVFAILLTIAFLYFNFFIVARFHGLNEYVMLLFSAFCILFALGNALADQRPLLLLLPNISFTLAFKLKDFFLTGNFIVMLWVFHKFKRGFMPPRLIRILSVAYGSFMIIILIFPIFIYIKIYMFVMVCNTIILSVLFIQSILLYIRKAEGFLLFVAILSVNFYSLDAILFSFGFKTSSGYLQVYMMIFAAVMTLLLSMQYFTAIKQRQDSIKQSQEAEIAFLRAQINPHFLYNALNSVVSLCKSAPDKAEEVVVELSQYLRGSFDFKQMDAMSTLDKELKLLEAYLYIEKTRFGDRLNVEYDLDETLNFRIPPLILQPLVENAVIHGLLKSIAGGTVKISIFRQGNEAVFTVTDNGVGMERKQLDCLLEENPKTGGIGVWNINQRLKMLYNRGLSIKSEKGKGTQVSFSLPLSREEKQKKCFFKRM, via the coding sequence TTGCTTAAAAGGTCCTTATCCGTTATTACGATTATTCTGATGTTTCTAATACTTTTAATATTTTCTCTTCCGGACCATTCAAAGGCTCATGACCAGGGTATAAAGGCTGTAAAAGGCAATATGGAGCTCTCTGATTGGGATATGAAGAGTAGAAATATCCTTCGTTTGGACGGAGAGTGGGAATTCTATTGGAAGCAGCTTCTGACACCTTCGGATTTTTCCGGGGAGAATCTGAGTAAACCGGAGCTTACCGGATATATGCAGGTACCATCACTTTGGAATGGAAAAGCTCCTGGCGGTGACAGGCTGCCTGCTTTCGGCAGTGCTACCTATCGTCTGGTATTGGAGAATATTCCTTATCATGGGGTGCTGGGACTAAAAAAAGGGAATGCCCGTTTTTCCAGCAAGGTCTATGTCAACGGAGAAGAACTGTTATCGGATGGTGTACCGGCATTGGATTCAAAAGAATATAAATCTGGTAATACTCCTCAGGTTGGATTCTTTCGTGTAAACGATAAAAAGATTGAAATTATTGTACAAGTCTCCAATTATGAATATCCGAATTCCGGAATACCGGTTTCTCTTGAACTTGGCAGTGAAAAAGCCATGTTATACCGGAACCAGATGGACTACGTATATTCCATGGCGGTTTTTGCAATTCTATTAACCATCGCTTTTTTATATTTTAATTTCTTTATAGTTGCCAGATTCCATGGCTTGAATGAGTATGTAATGCTCCTTTTTTCCGCCTTTTGTATTCTATTTGCCTTGGGGAATGCCTTGGCAGATCAAAGACCCTTATTATTACTTCTCCCTAATATTTCTTTTACTTTGGCATTCAAATTAAAGGACTTTTTTCTAACGGGAAACTTTATAGTAATGCTCTGGGTTTTCCACAAATTTAAAAGAGGTTTTATGCCGCCACGGCTGATTCGTATCTTATCTGTTGCCTATGGTTCTTTTATGATCATAATCTTAATTTTTCCTATATTTATCTATATTAAGATCTATATGTTCGTAATGGTCTGCAATACAATAATCTTATCCGTGTTGTTTATTCAGTCTATTCTGCTGTATATACGAAAAGCCGAGGGATTTCTGCTGTTTGTAGCCATACTGTCGGTGAATTTTTATTCCCTTGATGCAATCCTGTTTTCTTTTGGTTTTAAGACAAGTTCCGGCTATTTGCAGGTGTATATGATGATTTTTGCCGCCGTGATGACACTGCTATTGTCAATGCAATACTTTACTGCAATTAAGCAGCGGCAGGATTCAATAAAACAATCCCAGGAGGCAGAAATTGCATTTTTACGGGCCCAAATCAATCCGCATTTCTTATACAATGCCCTTAACTCAGTTGTGTCTCTGTGCAAATCTGCTCCGGATAAAGCAGAAGAAGTGGTTGTGGAGCTTTCACAATATTTACGCGGGAGCTTTGATTTTAAACAAATGGATGCTATGTCTACCCTGGATAAGGAACTTAAATTACTGGAAGCATATCTGTACATTGAAAAGACCCGATTCGGTGATCGTTTAAATGTAGAGTATGACCTTGACGAAACACTTAATTTTAGGATACCTCCGTTAATCCTGCAGCCTCTGGTGGAAAACGCGGTGATACATGGTCTGTTGAAGAGCATTGCCGGTGGAACTGTGAAGATTTCCATCTTTAGACAGGGAAATGAAGCTGTTTTTACTGTAACCGATAATGGGGTAGGGATGGAAAGAAAGCAATTGGATTGTTTGCTGGAGGAGAATCCTAAAACAGGCGGCATTGGCGTCTGGAATATCAATCAAAGGCTGAAAATGCTGTATAACAGAGGCCTTTCTATAAAAAGCGAAAAAGGGAAAGGTACCCAAGTAAGCTTTTCTTTGCCTTTAAGTAGAGAGGAAAAGCAGAAAAAGTGTTTTTTTAAAAGAATGTAA
- a CDS encoding AraC family transcriptional regulator has translation MNNFKDMFFHIHYCNGRKYKEPGQFSPKVARTLNHYELIFVCNGKGSYKTQNKRYLLKKGMLIMITPDEPYSIELDNSVPAGVLTVHFSFAGISFQDGKWNIHEAAKVPFGQPVWELKEYYSVEEQFQKLVDCWNEKLPGYEFMARTLFQQLIIDIMKSRSKQPENYGASLKVERIILYMHQNINTRITLTELSKLVHMTPAYMSRTFKETTGYTIIEYFNKLKIDKSKELLVEGDKKVKEVAQELGFADEFYFSRMFKKAEGITPSQFNSRIVHGI, from the coding sequence ATGAACAATTTTAAAGATATGTTTTTTCATATTCATTACTGTAATGGCAGAAAGTACAAGGAGCCCGGGCAATTTAGCCCAAAAGTGGCTAGAACCTTAAATCATTATGAACTGATATTTGTCTGCAATGGAAAGGGAAGCTATAAAACACAGAATAAACGGTATCTGTTAAAAAAAGGAATGCTGATAATGATAACTCCCGATGAGCCTTATTCGATAGAACTGGATAATAGTGTTCCTGCCGGAGTTTTAACAGTTCATTTTAGTTTTGCCGGAATAAGCTTTCAGGATGGCAAATGGAATATTCATGAAGCGGCAAAAGTACCGTTTGGGCAGCCGGTTTGGGAATTGAAAGAGTATTACTCGGTCGAAGAGCAATTTCAAAAGCTGGTCGATTGCTGGAATGAGAAACTGCCAGGCTATGAATTCATGGCCAGAACCCTGTTTCAGCAATTGATTATTGATATTATGAAGAGCAGAAGCAAACAACCAGAAAATTATGGAGCATCCTTAAAGGTTGAAAGAATCATCCTGTACATGCATCAAAATATCAATACCAGGATAACCCTGACAGAGCTGTCAAAGCTTGTACACATGACTCCTGCCTATATGTCAAGGACTTTCAAGGAGACTACAGGTTATACCATCATTGAGTATTTTAATAAGTTAAAGATTGATAAATCCAAGGAACTGCTGGTGGAGGGAGATAAAAAAGTGAAAGAAGTAGCCCAGGAGCTCGGGTTTGCGGATGAGTTCTATTTTAGCCGTATGTTTAAAAAGGCAGAGGGTATAACACCTTCACAATTTAACAGCAGAATTGTTCATGGAATTTAG